The Castanea sativa cultivar Marrone di Chiusa Pesio chromosome 4, ASM4071231v1 sequence aaaaaaatatatataaatatgtataatattatttaaaatgtgttaAAATTATTGGGTCAAATAAACCTCAATTGTAGTAGCACGACATTTCTGCAACAAGCTTTTAAAGCAAGTCAATGTCATAGGAAGATGCAGTGAATAATGGAGGTCAGGAatagtaagagagagagagagagaaaaggtaaTAATAGACTGTGAAGATAATAAAGATGATGGGTTGTGTTGTGTCTTTCAAGATGGGGCCCAGGCTTGAACAAGCAGGACCAGCACTAGTATTTTATTAGAAACTGTTTTCAGAAAACATGGCAAAACAAGTCCTTAGTTTTGTGCTTTGCTTCTCGTTAActtctcatttttaaaaatcaaattgataACAAATACTCCAATCTTGTTTTGACAAATATGaattaatgagaaataaaaattacacGTTAACGAGAACCAAAGCACAAAATTATAAGCAACCACACCGGTTCGTAAATAatctattaaaatataaaaagttgctaattttttatatatttaaactcaaaaattttcatatcaaactttgtaaaaatgtctaaatataCACAATAGTTTGGTAAACGAACACTAACCACGTATATATACACGATTACTGTTTCgcgtaaatttttttttctctctcctcagtcCTCATCCTCtttttctcctttcctttcttaCCTCACTCTCATAAGTTATCGTTCATAGtgttaaagaaataaatattttatttaaataaaatgtatataaatgatgtgggtttttgaaaaataagtcatgtaaaataaaaaaagtaaaagttttaaatgtgtaaaataaaaaaaaaaattgcaaatcgCACATACCGTTTAGCTTCTAAGATCTTTTTGccaagtttaaatttaaacaatttcaaaaaaaaaaattttgatatgctAAACAATTTCAATCttgttatataaaaataagagttgtTTAATTTTGTCCATATATATCAATGATCATTACACGTTATTACTGTCGCCATTAAATGTTAAACAACATCGCAAATGTTTTAAAGCATAAATCAATCTCAAAATTAGAGAAAGTGGTACTCTCAACTCaaaactgatttttattttgttccagtttaagaagaaataaaaacattaaaaagcatctcattttgttaatttcttttttattccaagataacagttttttttttttttgcaaacataacaaaattaattcctttattttattctttgtaTCCCAActtgtaatttcttttatttatttttataattttatttcttgttagcgcatatttggattttaaaaaagaaaaccaatttGGTTCCTCAAAATTTAGattctttattaattttgcttgattgcttaaattttttaaaaaaaattggcaagaaagaaagaatatttatgCCATttccttatgaaagaaaaaaggattaAATGATGAAACAAACTTAAcagacaagaaagaaaaaagaattaaatgatAAAACATACACATTGAATAATATTTTTGCCATTTCATTATGAAATATGCATACTTGGTCAAGATGTAGGGATTTGGAGGCTTACATGAATAATCTTGCGGCATTtgctttaaacaaaacatttgcaaaataattatttctggCTATTTAATTTCATCTTTGCGAggaatattaaaaattaaaggaaataaataaataaaagaaaaatataatctCAAAGCTTGAGGTTTATAGATATtacattgtaaaaaatttattagaaaaaaaaatttgatgtttaGCTTGAAGTATTTGGAAAGTAGAGAAGTATTGTAACGTTGAAGACTAGCAGCAACTGCCATTTATCCATCCAAAAAGATGGAAAGTaactactatttttttacttttcttttatggtaaaattttttcaaaaattaaaaaaattatcaatatttttacgatgcccaaaaatttcttttccaaatgTCCTTCTTTTGTTTAGCGGGGAACATCTTTTCCACACATTTATCAGGTCCGTGTCTCTTTTCTAAAAGGAGCCTTACGGGATGGGACATTCCCATGTGCTGGAGCTTGATAGATCATCATTAAAGATTTTGTTAGATCTTGATAAAGGCTTGCACACACTCGCTTTACTCATTcctttgaaaacaaaaattcaattcaaaatgcgaatcaataaattttagataaaattgtgttcacaaatttaattaaaattatatttttaaaatacaatttaaaaaaaaagtgtattaaATATGTACAAAAGTAAGTatttgatagaaaatattttttcgtAAGTATAAGATAATCAGTACTCTTAAGAAACATTTGGTTCATTGTGATATGCCTTAATGTGACATTTAGGGCATATTTGAGAGATTGTAAAAGTAATTATATAGGAATAGGAATAGATAttataaagaatacaaaatgTTGTAATACAAtacttattactattcatttgtttagtgacaacacaataataaaactctgaaaataatgaaatgaaagcattttaaattaaacttaaaatatattttaggaaatatcttactgatataattatatttcctaaaaaaatattttttaaatttgaaagagggattagttatttttttatgatttattattttcataattgttatgtatatatgaaaattttgtttatttgaaaatatattaattttagaaattaatatacctattaaggaataactattacaacctttttaaagatgaataattattcctcattttaaagaatagatATTTACAATGAATGATTATTCCccgtaataaaaacataaccaaactactAAATAGCTAAACCATAGGAATGATATACTCcaaggttttttgtttattttattttttctaacattaccataatctaaaattacaaaatatatcacacCACCTTAATCTCATTACTTTTCTAAAGAatgtaatattatattcttgtattgagattacatttttataatcttatattaatataatattacgGTGTGGTATAATGTCACGGCAAACCAAACACCCTTTTGAGATTTGTGACCAATGCAAATTCGTAGCTACATACCGGACTGGCCCTGTCAAAAACCATcttaaagactttttttttttaatgtcaaaattttttatttattccaaTTTGAGGTTTATGCCTTAGTTCAATGAGATTTATGTATTTTTGATAACCAAAATAGTGAAGTGTGGGATGAGActctttttggaaaaaaaagttaatgaacAACAAATAGTATTGAAGTTATTATCCAGCGCATGTGTgtgtttattcattttttttggaCTAGGTCTCATACCATTCAATGGAGTCTGCACTATTTGGATATGGCAAATgcataaatttcataatccaAATATGGCAAATGCATAAATTTCATTGGATTACGatatatgaatgaaaaattttgactaaaaaaaCCTTTAGACAGATATAGTGCACACAATTAGCCTACTTTCTATAAAGTAATGCTAgatatacaaattttttcacaaaaaatttacaaattatcgATGCATAAagtaattattagtaaataaaaatgtgGTATTAATAAGAAACCTATGAAAACCAATGAGAAGCTGATCACATCAAccgtttataaaaatattgttaaatagtttgtggttgtactattatttttattaatactatagaaaaataaagacaattcatttattttatgacaaaatCACATTAAATtgtcaataaaaaaatccatattagaGAGAAGGCATAAATAAGTGgacttttttatgtttatgcacCTGTACATTCAAATTCCAAAACTAatcacaaatattaaaaattgaaaagaaaaattacatcCAATCATTTGGTCTAAATTATTGTTCTCCATTCTTCATCAGTGAATTTTCAATCCAAAAAGGGCCCTTCCTTCTCAAAAGTGAAAAATGCTAACCATAACACATGACCTCTTCTATTTACTTTGGAGCTCTAGTAAGTCACATACATGCTGTAAGTATTTGGAAAGCAGAGAAGACACTACTATTATTAGAAGAGGGGAACTTCACGTCTATCATTaggtctgttttttttttttttttttttttaattaatgtaaatGGAACCTTGTAGGACCGAAGTCATTACTGTCTTCTTTAATTTCTCATGTTCACATTCatgcttgaaaatttttaacttttttttctcatgttcacattttaaatagaaaaaatgtcACCTTCATTATTACAAATTGTCTTTGTCTTCCAACGAATTCAAATTCTCTTTAATACTCTACTGTGCATGAGTCACTTTCTGctttatttcttcttatttACAAAGAAATTACTCGTTGGAAGACTCCTCTGAATGCCCCTTTTTGGAATAATATTTCACctttaaacatttttaaatgGGAAAAATTAGTGAATTCTCTAATAATAttggtttttaaaatattttataaaattttgattaatttctctttaatttttaatagaaaaaagaaaacttatgGGTTAATTTTGATCTAAACTAAACTCCTATCATATTTGTTTAAAagtagctactccttttgattaAGGTAGTTTTAATTCAATCCATCTTGACTCTAATCAATTTAGGTGAAACACAAATTCAATCAcgtaagaagaaaaaatcaaatcaaatctcaCCTGATGTCTAAATTTTGGTCCTCTTCACCATGTCAAACCCAAACTCAATGgtgtaaacaaataaaataaaaaagcaaaagcaaattAAAAAATCTTACCTGAATTCTATCTAAATTTTGGCCATCATCTTCCCTCCCcctgtgtttgtttctaaaaaaataaataataataataataaaggacaACAACAACTGGCCATAGTCACCATCCACTTGAATAAGTTTCATCCTTTACAATTATTGTATCGTTTGACCATTTTTGTCAGTATTCAATCAACACCTTTTACTTTACCTCTTTTCAGTTTTTCCAATTTATACTTTAACTTCTTTTTAGGCCTTTCCTTTTTAATCAACTTCAACTTTAtactctaacttttttttttttcatttaaaaaaaaaaaaacaaggcctttctcaaaatcaatgaaaaaaaaaaaaaaatctttttaggcAATTCACCTACGCTTGTTCtacataattctttttttcctttttcttttaagtgtccattttgaatttattttttttttttggtaatatatatatacacacataatatgaaaaaaaaaagttaagagttaaattatttttaaaaaaactaaaatttaaactctttgaaataaaacttaaacaaaaaGTAGTGTgagacttataaataaataggcaatttaagtaaaatgctattttttttttaatgcttaatCGATTGTCAAATGCACACAAATTTTACATCAAATCTTACTTAGTTTTATTAAAATTCTATGTCAATTCTTACGTAGTTTtattaatcatatttttatccTTTCCACATGTAAGTAAAAGCTAGCCAGACAATGAGGTATTGTATATTACATACACTTATCAATAGTTGTGAGTTCCAGCTAGTTCAACTGATaaaatctttgatggttgaataagagatttggagttcaatctccgcctacaccaaaaattgattagtgtcttggtctgataataaaaagttatcatcaggagctaacgtcataggttaaaactctcactaaaaaaatgttgtaaaatagtatatGATGCAGCGTGGGCGTGTAGAAGCAGAATCTGTAATACACAATTACTACAACTCTTCCACAAAACCTAAGTTCCACAAGAGCACTAGGCTAGTAggcaaaataatagagaaaacctCTTTAACAAGCTTTTATTAATCAACACACATAACAACCATAATTAACCTCTCTATAAAGAGTATTTATAGGAATAGAATTTCTCATACTCcttttaggaaaagaaataataaacttaCTTCTActtgagaaaggaaaaacaatttaactagaaaaagaaaaacaattaaaatcctaatttaactaggaaaaagaaaacaacataaactattaaaatatttcattcttCCTTAACCAATCTGCATCATTCTCTTGGGGTTGGGgaaaactcgtcctcgagttttGTAGCAATCTTTCACGATCAATTGGAACCCCGAATTATCCTCTCTATCCTATTCTTCTGTGCCAGACAAGACGAATCAATATTCTACTTATTAATCCTTTTCTCACTCATAATAAATCTTGATGTACGAATTTTTATTCTTGACCTCTTTTGCCACAATGGGATATATGAAACAAGTActaaaaaagaataatccatgCACACACCCATAAACTTCATATTGCCTCCTCCgcaaaaattacttaaaatcaCTTGTTCACACCTCTTGTTGACCTCTATCAATTCTTGTTCAATAAAATCCTCCCAAAAGGGATCAATAAAGTTTtccaaattaatattaaatatataatcagGAAAAATTTTGTTGAGCTCATCAACCCCAATGAAATCATAGTGTTTAATGTGATCAAGTTTAAACTTTAGTAGATTAAAACTTCATTCATCAATAGAGAACTCATCTATTGTTGAACAAACCAATTGTACCAACGTATGATTGtaatcaataaaatcaataacctcttgttttttaatgttgaaaatctcatcaacggtaatttgatagttataactaggagatttgaaccctgaatgttttaaaaatatgagGAGGTGTTAATTGGATGAGCTACAATCATATCTATAGTTCTATATGTAAATTCTCACTTTTAATACCATAGAAGAATTTAAACTAAAGcacaaaatataataagattAAGTGGCTTTCAAACTTCCAGTCAGTTTAATTAGTAAAGtgttttattatcaaataagaGATCTAAGTGTCAATTCttacctacaccaaaaacaaaTTGATGGTTTTGACCTGATGATAGAAAACAATCCtcatgtgcatgtgtgtgtgtgtgtatatatatatatatatatattttaaagcaAACAATTATTAACTCTATTTGAGTAATAGAAAAATGATTGATGGTCACAGGTGGttatcttataaaataaaaagtctatAACAACATTACAACAAATAGgatgatatgaaaaataaataatgaaacaaatttaaaacatcccgaaaattttgataacaatttatttatttatttatatgttaacAATTTTGGTAAACTTATAATGAGTCTTATTATGACTCTATGAGTTATGACTAAACTATATCTTACAACTTATAATACTTTCGTTAAGCAACATTGTGCAACCATGATGTGTATGACCTCACttgtattaataaaaaaaagtatatttttaaatataaaatgaataagGAAACTTTACATAAATTTCTAGAAACTCTTGGTGGTTCGTCGGTTTTGATTTTCTGCAACTTTGTGTTCCTGTTGTTCTGTAGGGAATGGTTGTTTGTTCAAACTTGATTCATTAACATTATGAAAGATTTTGGACGAGTATTTCATTGAAaaactttaaactttttttttgttggtaaataaGGACAACATATATTAAACACCAGTAATACATTACAGAGAATGATAAGCAATCCTTATCAAAGTTAAAAGAGATTGTCATGTGGTATTGCTCCTTATCTGGTCAAGGCATTAATTTTGCAAAATCTGATTTGTTCTGCACCCCTAATATACCTCCTAACATTCAACAGTCCTTGGCTGAAAATCTGCAAGTTAACCGTGTCCTCAAGCCTAGCAAGTATTTAGGAACAGAATTCAAATTGAGAGGCAAAAGAGTCATGGACTTTCAAGACTTAGAAGATAAGATGCAGGCTAAACTTCAGGGTTGGAAAGCAAGAATTTTGTCTCAAGCAAGTAGAACCACCCTCATAACGTCAGTCTTGCAATCAATGCCTCTCTATACCTTCCAATGCTTTAAGGTACCAGAAATTATTTGCAGCAAATTAGATGCAACAATAAGGGCTTTTTGGTGGGGGCATGATTTGGGTACTAGGAAATTACATCTGATTCGGTGGGATAAAATTTGCCAGACAAAAAGCAATGGTGGCTTTGGTTTCAAGAAGTTTAGCACCTTTAATAAGGCTATGCTGGCAAAACAATTTTGGAGGATCCAAAACTCCCTAGACTCACTCCTTGCTAGAACCTTTAAAGCAAAATACTTCCCTAGAACTCACCTGCAAGGATGCATACCTAAACCCAATCACTCATGGACTTGGAAAAATATTGCAAAACCTCAATTTGCAGAACTGGGAAAAGGCAGATGGTTAGTTGGATCAGGTCATCAAATCCCTCTCAACCATCTTGATTGGTTTAACATCTCAGACCATAGCCTGAGAGACCACAATCTCCTCAAAAGTACAGTGGCTGATCTTATTCATCCTAGCACAAAAACTTGGAATTGGGATTTACTTGGGAGGTTATTTGACCACAACACTTGTGTAGAAATCAGCAAAATTCCTGTTGCTAAAACGGATAGAGTTCCAAACATGCTAGCATGGAAGTACTCTGATTTAGGGGAATATAATGTTGCCAAAGCTTACTCTTTGATTCAACAAATTCATAATGCAAACACAAGAACAGACCACATCACAAAAGATATCCCTAAATCTGTTTGGAAAGCTTTGTGGAAAGTGAAGCTACCTATGAAAATTATTACCTTTACCTAGAAGTTATTGCATGATAGTCTACCAGTGTTGACAAACCTGATCATAAGAGGCATTCAAACAACCAACAGATGCCTAATGTGTGAAGAAGGGGAGGAAACAATGTCTAACCTGTTTCTTCAATGCCCTTTTGCTAGGGCTGTCTGGTATGGCTCATCACTTGGCATCAGAACTTCGGATCTGAACCAACTTTCTGTAAAACAATGGCTTCTCAGTCATATCACTACCACCAACATGCCAGCTCAGACAAAGCAAAGTTCTCTTCAATCAATCTTCACTATCCTATGGACAATGTGGACCCATAGGAACTTGGTTTCTCACATCTCAATCTTATATTTGCAGGTACAAGGAGGCTTTTAATCTGTATCAGGGGTACAATCATAGTCAAAGGAGCAGGAATAGAACAAGGGAGTGCAGACAGAATTGGCAACTTCTGATAAAGGTGGCAgctaccaaaaacaaaagagaaagaacCAAAAGGAGTGGATTTGCTGTTGAAGCTAGGAGCTTGGATGGATCAATTTTGTTCAGGGGGGGAGCAAGCAGTGGTGAAAAAACACACCATCAAGCAGCTTAGAAAGCTTTTTTGTTGGCCCTGATGAAAGCAAGGGATCTAGGATATCAGAGACTGTATGTACTTATTATGATAAATATTTGGTTCAAATATGCAACAATGTCAAGAAGGCAGGGTTTCCATGATTTAGTTAATCCAAATGCTGCTAAAGTTCATTGAGGTTAACACAGCTCTAAGAAAGTTCCAACTCACTCTATCATAAGCCTTGCACATGTCAACTTTTAGAGCCCCATACCCTTTTTTcctacccttttttttcctcGTAGCATCCATAATTTCATGAGCTAACAGGATATTATCAGAGATGCCTCTACCTTGTATAAAGGCATTTTGGAAGGGTGAGATGAGGGAATTCATAAGTGCCTTCAGTCTATTAACCATAATCTTTGTAATGATTTTATAAGTGACATTACAAAGATTGATGGGTCTAAACTGAGTCATCTCCTCAGGAACACTCACCTTAGGAATGAGGGTAATGGAGGTTTTATTTAGGGATTTGAGCAAGGAGTCTGAATGAAAGAAAGCTTGGGTTGATTTAAATATATCTTGCTTCACCACTGCCCAATAATCTTGGAAGAAAAAGGCTGGAATACCATCTAGGCCAGAGGCTTTATGAGCTCCTAATTGGAATACAACCATTTCTATTTCATCATTTGAAATTGGGCTATCCAATTGATGGACTTGATGTTGGCTCAATTTAGGAATAGGTAAGGTACTTAGATTTTCAAGAATGGATTAAAAGGAATTGGAGTTTGGTTCATAGAATCTATCCTTAAAGTGCTTTACCAACAAATCTTTAATTTCCTCAATATTATTGGTGCTACTCCCATCCTCTCTTCTAAGTAGTGTAATCCTATTTCTTGCTCTCCTCTGATTCACAATAGTCTAGAAATACTTAGTATTCCTATCATCTTGAATAATCCAATTGCTTCTAGCTTTTTGAGCCCACTTGATTTCTTCCCCATCCATCAAGTTTTCTTGATCCTCCCTAAGAATTTTCTCATTCCTAACATCCATTAAAGTTTGAACTGAGTTTTTCAGAGTTTGAAGGATTTTCTGTTTGTCCTTGATCTCCCTTTCCACCTTTCCAAAAACTCTCCAATTCCACTCACTAAAGGTCCTTTTTACATTATTTATCTTATATTGTAAATTGAAAGCTCTAGAGCCAGTAGTGTTAGCATCCCATTCTGATTTTACAACATCCCCACAATCCTCATAAGTACTCCACATTCTCTCTAATCTAAAAGGTCTCCTCCTAAATGGTAGTTGTACTTCAAAGCCTAATAAGATAGACCCGTGATCAGATCTAATGATTTGGTGATTGTGAAGAGCATATTGTGGGTAGGAATTAATCCACTCCACAGAGGCAAATGCTCTATCCAGTCTCTCCATGACAAAATATTCATCCTCCCTTCGATTCATCCAAGTGAAATTCTGGCACTTAGCCTTAAGAGCACATAATTCCAAATCATTAAGAGTTTGTTGGAATAGATCTGCTCCAGCAATGCTATTACTATGGAAAGTAAATTTGTCCTCATCATTTAAAACTTGGTCGAAATCACCTATGCACAACCAGTTTGGAAGAGCAATTTTCCTAATTTGCAATAATTCTAACCAAACATCCTTCCTTTTAGCTAACTCAAGATGaccataaaaaaaagtaatggaaAGAGGGGTACCTTTGTGATCTAGAAGGTTGGCAGGGATCATATTTTTGGAGCTATGTTGGATTAGGAGGTTGTGCTCTGGCATCCATCCCAACAGCAACCCTCCATTAAGTCCCACACGAGGAACCTCCCACCCATTCCAAAAGCCACATCTTCTCAACACTTCAAAACCCTTATCTTCTTCCAACTTTGCCTCCATCAAAAATAGTATATTTGGTCTATGGTCTTGGGCCTTTTTTTGACCCTGTAGAACTGCAAAGGATTTGCCTAGCCCTCTACAGTTCTAGCTCAAGATCCTCATGGTTGATGGGGAAGCTATTGTAGGCCAACTTCCCAAAGCCTATCTTCAGATTCAGTTTCCATAGGAATTCCTGAGGTGCTTGCTTGAATATCTTAAATATTGTCTTCTTCATCTTGAGAACTGTTCCTTTGAAAGTGGCAACAACATAATCTCAATATAATGTTGCGTGCTAACTactaagagcatctccaacagcttctttatatttttgtactgtttggacAATAAATAGTGAGATTTATCTTTAATctacctactttttcaaatacatcttctCACagattctctatctcattttaatattatttcttcattcattatttattcatattttaacATACATATCCCCATCCCCACTCCTttctttactaattttttattctgttttattcttttgctaatgAACAGTAGCACATCAGGTTTGGAGAATAATGATTCATTAGCAAAaaactttttgagttttttccACTCCCAATATCAAGTCTGATTCTTTTCCTTGAGCATCTTGTGCAGCTAGTAATGTTCGTATCTGAATTGGTATTTGTAGAGGAATTGGGGTTGTTATCTTGTGAGGggtgagggggggggggggggggttattgGGCTTGGAGAACTTGGTGGACCTGGCCCAAGCGTCAAAGTTTCAACCCCACCCAACAGGTTGCTTATTTGCGTAACAGTCAATGATGTATCCTATTGTGTGGGCTCAGATTCATGGTAGGGACAGTTCAGATTTTGAGGTATGACAGGTTGGGCTTCCTCTGTTTGATTTGGTAAAAGATTAGGGCCATCACTAGGCCCACATGATTCAAATCTAAATCTCCCGCGATCCACTCTCTGAACTAGGGTTTCTATAAAAGAATCTGGTGATTCTGGAATGCAGCCTTTCCTCCACGGGCCATTCTGTGCAACCTCTAGTCTCTCTTCATTCAAACTGTCCTGAATCCTGATTAAACATTATGGCAGTAGTATCACTCTCTGTCTCCGAACCTTCAAAGTGGCCAAGTGGGGGCGTTGGCTATGTCCATTTGTAACAAAAGGTCCATGGCCCTCAATCCAAGCCCATTTCAGAGAAGAATTCTCAGGCAGCAACCATGGGGGTGTAGAAGATAAACTTGTGGTACGGGTTGTGTGTTCTGTTTGAGGATTAACAGGGGCGCTTGGTTCTGCAAAGGTGGATGCATCATTGTTATAAGCATTGTCCAAGTCACTCAGATTGGGGTCAGTTGAGGTTAAGGAATTAGCAGGGGTAGGGGGTACAGTTCTGGGATTC is a genomic window containing:
- the LOC142631429 gene encoding uncharacterized protein LOC142631429, encoding MEAKLEEDKGFEVLRRCGFWNGWEVPRVGLNGGLLLGWMPEHNLLIQHSSKNMIPANLLDHKGTPLSITFFYGHLELAKRKDVWLELLQIRKIALPNWLCIGDFDQVLNDEDKFTFHSNSIAGADLFQQTLNDLELCALKAKCQNFTWMNRREDEYFVMERLDRAFASVEWINSYPQYALHNHQIIRSDHGSILLGFEVQLPFRRRPFRLERMWSTYEDCGDVVKSEWDANTTGSRAFNLQYKINNVKRTFSEWNWRVFGKVEREIKDKQKILQTLKNSVQTLMDVRNEKILREDQENLMDGEEIKWAQKARSNWIIQDDRNTKYF